Below is a genomic region from Gillisia sp. Hel_I_86.
ATGCGCCCGCAATGGCAAACAGTACCGTGGGCATAGCAATGGGAGCGGCCGGAAGCGATGTGGCCTTGGAAACGGCGGATGTTGCCCTAATGGCCGACAAGTTGGAAACCTTGCCTTTTGCTATTGGCTTAAGTAGGAAAGCAAAGGCCATTATCAAGCAGAACCTTTGGGTAAGCCTTGGTGTTGTGGCACTGCTTATACCGGCCACCATTTTGAGCTGGGTAAACATAGGGGTTGCCGTTGCGTTTCACGAGGGGTCTACCTTGGTAGTCGTGGCCAATGCGCTGCGCCTTTTGGCTTATAAAAAAGATTAGAAAAATTGGGACATAGAAGAACCTGGTTTTTTGAAAGAATATTAAATGACAAATACGGAAAAAATATTATTTACCAAAGGGATACGCCCTACTGAAATGAGGTTGAAAATTTACAAATACCTCAAGAGGAAGACCTATGCCGTAACCTTAAAGGAAATGCAAAAAGTCTTTATGAAAAAAGTGAAAGAAATAAAACAGCAAACAGAACGACCTTTTATCGCAACCTAAAGATTTTTGAGGATAAAGGGCTAATTCATCAGATTAATGATGGGGTCGGAGTGGCAAAAGAGTGGGTTGAAAATTAAGTAATTAGCAAATAATAAATTCAGTTTAAAACATAAAATATTAAATAACCAAAATTGTAAAATTATGTGGTACGAATGTAATAATGATTGGCATTTTTTTGGAATGCACGGGTTCTGATGGCTCTTTTGGGTTGTCCTGGTTCTGATTCTTATTTTCCTGATTTTTCGCCCTAATAATATAATTGCCAGGAAAGGGAAAGATTCCTCCTTGGAAATTTTAAGGCGAAAGTATGCCGCAGGCGATATTTCTAAAGAAGAGTTTGAAGAAAGAAAAAGAGCATTGGAAAAGTAGTTGATGCTCTTATGAAATATAATATTTTTTAAAACTAAAATTAATTATTAAAAAACTTTTTATGGAAATTTTAATAGCAGTAACTAAAAATTGTCCTCACCGGACTTTACTTGAACATGAACTTCAAAATGCCTGGTTACCCTACAAAGTAGCTTATTTTGAGGAGCATCCCGAATTACTTGAAAAATATCACGTAAAGCATTCGCCTTTATTAATTGTAGATGGGAAAGTGGAATCGATAGAGACGAAGGAAATATTAGATATAATAAACGAACTAAAAATAAGGGACAAGGACATATCAAAAATCAGGACTCCGAAAAGAGCTAAAAATTTTATGGTTCCAAAAGGCATAGGCTCAGAATCTGGGTTAGTGGAGGTTGATACAACATGGGGCAGTATTCAGCCAATGCAGGCTGCACAAAATGTAGTCACAATTGGGGAACAGGAAGTGTACCATCACCAAAAAATGAACCTATCCATTATTGATATACGAAAAGCAAGTACTACCGATGGGGTAAGTATTCCGGGTTCAAAAAGTATTCCCTATGATGAGTTGGCTGGAAGAATGGATGAGTTGGATAAAACCTATCCCAATATATTTTTTTGCAATGGCCCACAATGCCCACAATCGTCAACAGCTATAAAGAACCTCTTGAATGCAGATTTTCCGGCCGATAGAATTTTATATTACAGAGGAGGAATGCATGATTGGATAACAATGGGGCTTCCTGTACAACGATTATAAAAGCAATAGTATGGAGCAAACCAGGATATGACACAATATTTATCACTAAATGAAAAGGCGTACTAATAATTAAAATAAAAGAAAATGAGTTACTATTTTGAAAAAACATTGACCAATGTAAGTTTCGATGAGGCCATCGAAAAAGTTACCGAAGAATTGAAAAAAGAAGGTTTCGGTATATTAACGGAAATTGATATTAAAGCTACGCTGAAGAAAAAGCTTGATGTAGATTTCTATAATTACAGAATCCTGGGTGCTTGCAATCCTCCTTTTGCATATAAGGCACTCCAAGCAGAAGATAAAATTGGCACCATGCTTCCTTGCAATGTTATTGTTCAGGAAAGAGAAAAAGGAATAATAGAAGTTTCTGCAGTTGACCCCGCAGCTTCTATGAGTGCAGTAGAGAATGAAGCATTGAACGAAGTAGCTTTTCAGGTAAGGGATAAACTAGAAAAGGTTATTGAAAAGCTGTAAATATAATAGAATGAAATCCAATAAAAATTAACATGAATTAAAAACAAATATTATGAAACAAATTAAAAATGCAGGTATTCTAATGATTTTGGTGGCTTCGATGATAAGCTTTCAGAGCAATGCACAAAACACAGACAAAATTTTGAAGGACCCTGAAAAAAGGGAACAAATTATGACGGCCATTGGCAACGATCCCGAAATGAGAATGGAAATGATGGAAAAAATGGTTAAGAAAGATTCTATGATGTCAAAAATGATGATGGAGAAAATGATGAAGATGGTGGAAAAGGACACTACAATGTCAAAAAAGATGAAGGAAAAAATGGCCACAATGAAAAAAGAAAAAGGGATGAAGTGTGAATGTGAGTGTAAAGATGAAGATGGAACGTGCCAGTGTAAAATGGAGGAGAATGATGAAAATGAAAAGCAGTGACTTGAACTAATCTAATAAACC
It encodes:
- a CDS encoding SHOCT domain-containing protein, producing the protein MEILRRKYAAGDISKEEFEERKRALEK
- a CDS encoding rhodanese-like domain-containing protein, which produces MEILIAVTKNCPHRTLLEHELQNAWLPYKVAYFEEHPELLEKYHVKHSPLLIVDGKVESIETKEILDIINELKIRDKDISKIRTPKRAKNFMVPKGIGSESGLVEVDTTWGSIQPMQAAQNVVTIGEQEVYHHQKMNLSIIDIRKASTTDGVSIPGSKSIPYDELAGRMDELDKTYPNIFFCNGPQCPQSSTAIKNLLNADFPADRILYYRGGMHDWITMGLPVQRL
- a CDS encoding DUF302 domain-containing protein; protein product: MSYYFEKTLTNVSFDEAIEKVTEELKKEGFGILTEIDIKATLKKKLDVDFYNYRILGACNPPFAYKALQAEDKIGTMLPCNVIVQEREKGIIEVSAVDPAASMSAVENEALNEVAFQVRDKLEKVIEKL